A portion of the Thermosediminibacter oceani DSM 16646 genome contains these proteins:
- a CDS encoding STAS domain-containing protein → MGVFVARGVCRVVLNGELDVETVAQFKEVVGKIRECTLEVDMSGVSFIDSTGLKSLLDINNEWRQKGGKMLILRPQPDVAEVMRLVGLDRLLEQSTAPAGEEREE, encoded by the coding sequence GTGGGAGTTTTTGTTGCCCGGGGAGTATGCCGGGTAGTGTTGAACGGTGAATTGGACGTAGAAACAGTAGCGCAATTTAAAGAAGTTGTTGGGAAAATTAGGGAATGCACCTTGGAGGTGGACATGTCAGGTGTTTCTTTCATTGATTCTACCGGTTTGAAAAGTTTACTGGACATTAACAACGAATGGCGACAAAAGGGAGGCAAGATGCTGATTTTGAGGCCGCAACCCGATGTGGCGGAGGTGATGCGGCTGGTAGGGCTTGACAGGCTCCTGGAGCAAAGCACCGCTCCAGCCGGAGAAGAGAGGGAGGAATAA
- a CDS encoding ATP-binding protein: MLGGSAGELVQEITKRLPAHLQDLVREKLLAEVEKSEIINALKVGKVMKYEGGRFRYLSGQADLALPMEEAEKLMRQAIRQAEHRRELIVSEDGKRVFDLHGVPFDHKSGGLLAFDITEVIEKERKMYRREMQAYREAIAAVTGGRLNLANGEEIERVVSEGTELVKGEVRQTHDIPEARRIIQKFLPSIDRRRWHAIALCLSEALTNALKHAGGGCWQARQAGDTVRVIVRDRGPGIKKSELARATLMQHYSTKNSLGCGFTLMLYYADYLHLNTGPSGTTLAMDFCVVPAIS, from the coding sequence TTGTTGGGAGGAAGCGCCGGTGAGCTGGTTCAGGAGATTACCAAGCGCTTGCCGGCGCACCTTCAGGACCTTGTCAGGGAAAAGCTGCTGGCTGAAGTGGAGAAATCCGAAATAATTAACGCTCTCAAGGTGGGGAAGGTTATGAAATACGAAGGGGGACGCTTTCGCTACCTTTCAGGTCAAGCTGACCTGGCCCTGCCCATGGAAGAAGCGGAAAAGCTGATGCGTCAGGCTATCCGTCAAGCAGAACACCGGCGCGAATTAATCGTCAGCGAAGATGGGAAAAGGGTGTTTGACCTCCACGGCGTGCCTTTCGACCACAAGAGCGGAGGACTGCTGGCTTTTGACATAACCGAGGTGATTGAAAAGGAGAGAAAGATGTACCGGCGGGAGATGCAGGCTTACCGGGAGGCTATAGCGGCGGTGACAGGGGGCCGGCTGAACCTCGCGAATGGTGAAGAGATTGAGAGAGTGGTATCGGAAGGGACAGAATTGGTCAAGGGTGAGGTACGGCAGACCCATGATATTCCTGAAGCCCGCCGGATAATACAAAAATTTTTGCCTTCTATTGACAGGCGCAGGTGGCACGCGATCGCCCTGTGCCTGTCAGAGGCGCTGACTAACGCTCTGAAACATGCGGGGGGCGGGTGCTGGCAAGCCAGACAGGCAGGGGATACCGTCAGGGTTATTGTTCGGGACAGAGGTCCGGGAATAAAAAAAAGCGAGTTGGCCCGGGCCACACTGATGCAACATTATTCAACCAAGAATTCCCTGGGGTGTGGATTTACCCTGATGCTCTACTATGCGGACTACCTCCACCTCAATACTGGACCGTCGGGTACCACCCTAGCCATGGACTTTTGCGTTGTACCTGCGATAAGTTAA